The Mycolicibacterium mageritense genome contains a region encoding:
- a CDS encoding GntR family transcriptional regulator: MTVAPTEHRYLQVARTLRKEIVDGVYPVGSQLPTEHELCERFEVSRYTIREALRRLRDDNLVTSRPRAGTVVVPRAATNSYAQDVMSINDLLAFATGAQFTIESNAMVTIDAELAERTGLPLGEQWLAVRGYRQGDGDVPVCRTEYYINRTFAAVGRLLQRHTGPIFPLIEDLFGVSIVEVHQVISAICTSPELAAGLKVEAGSAALQMQRTYTTSDGEIAQVTVNTHPAGRFRHSMTMRRVKG, from the coding sequence ATGACGGTCGCACCCACCGAGCATCGCTACCTCCAGGTGGCGCGCACCCTACGTAAGGAGATCGTGGACGGCGTCTACCCCGTGGGATCCCAGCTGCCCACCGAACACGAACTGTGCGAGCGCTTCGAGGTGAGCCGCTACACCATCCGGGAGGCGCTGCGGCGATTGCGGGACGACAACCTGGTGACCTCCCGGCCGCGGGCCGGCACCGTGGTGGTTCCCCGCGCCGCGACGAATTCGTATGCGCAGGACGTGATGTCGATCAACGACCTGCTCGCGTTCGCGACCGGCGCACAGTTCACCATCGAATCCAATGCGATGGTCACCATCGACGCGGAGCTCGCCGAACGAACCGGCCTACCGCTCGGTGAGCAGTGGCTCGCAGTCCGCGGATATCGGCAGGGCGACGGGGATGTCCCGGTGTGCCGCACCGAGTACTACATCAACCGCACGTTCGCCGCGGTCGGCAGGCTGCTGCAACGCCACACCGGACCGATCTTCCCACTGATCGAGGATCTGTTCGGGGTGAGCATCGTCGAAGTGCACCAGGTGATCTCGGCGATATGCACGTCGCCCGAACTCGCGGCGGGCCTCAAGGTGGAGGCCGGCAGCGCGGCGCTGCAGATGCAACGCACCTACACCACCTCAGACGGCGAGATCGCCCAGGTGACCGTGAACACCCACCCCGCCGGCCGTTTCCGGCATTCGATGACCATGCGCCGGGTCAAGGGCTAG
- a CDS encoding SMP-30/gluconolactonase/LRE family protein — translation MTSGARYTANPSAVEGWQLRQLTAPSRLFGANGLRTGPDGRVYVAQVTGSQISALNVDTAQVDTVSAKGGDIVAPDDVAFDAHGHLYATEVMDGRVSVRETNGSTRVLRDDVPSANGITFHHGRLFVGECREGGRLMEFDLGGGPPRILLDNVPSPNAMEVGPDGLLYFPVMGANEIWRIDLAGGEPQVVTSGLGVPDAVKFDAEGFIVSTQVASGQVLRIDPRTGEQTVLAQLTPGLDNLTFVGGRLFVSNFTGEITEICATGPTTVLAGGLNWPLDLTVAPDGNLYIADGTYFYRVGPSGLETVGMLFSPGYPGFLRGVTASAPGEFVVTTAGDTVARYRPATAETDVLASGVDQPYGVALAPDGTPVVVEQGTGRLLAVRDGAVDVLAAGLERPVGVTFGPDGAPLVSVAGAVVGVGGSGLHVDGLDTPQGILVRDHVLYIVDAGSKELVSVDLDTGARVVIACGLPVGPPPGVVPKPLRGMPPFSGPQGPFAGITAGADGTLYVSADGDGSVLTLRRVAP, via the coding sequence ATGACATCGGGCGCCCGCTACACCGCTAATCCGTCGGCGGTCGAGGGCTGGCAGTTGCGGCAGCTCACGGCACCGAGTCGGTTGTTCGGTGCGAACGGCCTGCGCACCGGCCCGGACGGACGCGTCTACGTCGCACAGGTGACGGGCAGCCAGATCTCGGCGCTGAACGTCGACACCGCACAGGTCGACACCGTCAGCGCCAAGGGCGGCGACATCGTCGCGCCCGACGACGTCGCGTTCGACGCGCACGGCCACCTGTACGCGACCGAGGTCATGGACGGCCGGGTCAGCGTCCGCGAAACCAACGGATCGACCCGGGTGCTGCGCGACGACGTGCCGTCCGCCAACGGCATCACGTTCCACCACGGCCGGCTGTTCGTCGGGGAATGCCGCGAAGGTGGCCGGCTCATGGAATTCGACCTCGGCGGCGGGCCACCGCGGATCCTGCTGGACAACGTGCCGTCGCCGAACGCCATGGAAGTCGGTCCGGATGGGCTGCTGTATTTCCCGGTGATGGGCGCCAACGAGATCTGGCGGATCGATCTCGCCGGCGGTGAGCCTCAGGTGGTGACCTCCGGGCTGGGCGTGCCCGACGCGGTGAAGTTCGACGCCGAAGGGTTCATCGTGTCCACCCAGGTGGCCAGCGGCCAAGTGCTGCGCATCGATCCGCGCACCGGTGAACAGACAGTGCTCGCGCAACTCACTCCCGGGCTCGACAACCTGACGTTCGTCGGGGGCCGCCTGTTCGTCTCGAACTTCACCGGCGAGATCACCGAGATCTGTGCCACGGGCCCGACGACCGTGCTGGCCGGTGGGCTGAACTGGCCGCTGGATCTCACCGTCGCCCCGGACGGCAACCTCTACATCGCCGACGGCACCTACTTCTACCGGGTCGGCCCGAGCGGCCTGGAGACCGTCGGCATGCTCTTCTCGCCCGGATATCCCGGCTTCCTGCGCGGCGTGACAGCCTCTGCGCCAGGGGAATTCGTGGTGACCACAGCCGGTGACACGGTGGCGCGGTACCGCCCTGCGACGGCCGAGACCGACGTGCTCGCGTCAGGTGTGGACCAACCGTACGGTGTCGCGCTGGCACCCGACGGCACGCCCGTGGTGGTCGAGCAGGGCACCGGGCGCCTGCTCGCGGTCCGCGACGGTGCGGTCGACGTGCTGGCGGCCGGACTCGAGCGCCCGGTCGGGGTGACTTTCGGCCCCGACGGTGCACCGCTGGTGTCGGTCGCGGGAGCGGTTGTCGGGGTGGGCGGTTCGGGCCTCCACGTCGACGGCTTGGACACCCCGCAGGGCATCCTGGTGCGCGATCACGTGCTGTACATCGTCGATGCCGGCAGCAAAGAGCTCGTCAGCGTTGACCTCGACACCGGAGCGCGCGTCGTGATCGCGTGCGGCCTTCCGGTCGGACCGCCGCCCGGCGTGGTGCCGAAACCGCTGCGCGGCATGCCGCCGTTCTCGGGACCACAGGGACCGTTCGCCGGAATCACCGCGGGAGCGGATGGGACGCTCTATGTTTCGGCCGATGGCGACGGCAGCGTGCTGACCCTACGACGGGTAGCGCCATGA
- a CDS encoding SDR family NAD(P)-dependent oxidoreductase: MANPLSLERRVVVVSGAGGGGIGTAVTRQVAEAGATVIAVSRSQDNLDAHVAPLARRGLPVMPVAADAATDDGIATVLDAARRADGFLYGLVNVAGGAAPSTWMPATRVSRSDWRELFTANLETMFFMSQAIAGEIRSHGTPGSIVSVSSISGMNTAPYHVAYGTAKAAIVAATRTMAVELAADGIRVNAVAPGVTETTASATYVDADPQRDQRAISMGRRGTPDEQAGAILFLLSDLSSYITGQTLLVDGGLNLRWTHLGADNTSLFLKDDDFRAAIRRYE, from the coding sequence ATGGCCAACCCCCTGAGCCTGGAGCGCCGGGTCGTGGTGGTGTCCGGTGCCGGTGGCGGCGGCATCGGCACCGCCGTGACGCGGCAGGTCGCCGAGGCGGGCGCCACCGTCATCGCGGTGAGCCGCTCGCAGGACAACCTCGACGCGCACGTCGCCCCGTTGGCGCGCCGTGGCCTGCCGGTGATGCCCGTGGCGGCCGATGCCGCGACCGATGACGGCATCGCGACGGTGCTCGACGCCGCCCGGCGCGCCGACGGTTTTCTGTACGGCCTGGTGAATGTCGCGGGGGGAGCCGCACCGTCGACGTGGATGCCCGCGACCCGCGTCTCGCGGTCGGACTGGCGCGAGTTGTTCACCGCGAACCTCGAAACCATGTTCTTCATGAGCCAGGCGATCGCCGGCGAGATCCGCAGCCACGGAACCCCGGGTTCGATCGTCTCGGTGTCATCGATCAGCGGCATGAACACCGCGCCCTACCACGTCGCCTACGGCACCGCCAAGGCCGCGATCGTGGCCGCGACCCGCACCATGGCCGTCGAACTCGCGGCGGACGGCATCCGGGTCAACGCGGTCGCGCCCGGGGTCACCGAGACCACGGCGTCCGCGACCTACGTCGACGCCGATCCCCAACGCGACCAGCGCGCCATCTCGATGGGCCGGCGCGGCACCCCTGACGAACAAGCCGGGGCGATCCTGTTCCTGCTGTCAGACCTGTCGAGCTACATCACGGGGCAGACGCTGCTGGTCGACGGTGGACTCAACCTGCGCTGGACCCATCTCGGTGCGGACAACACCTCGCTGTTCCTCAAGGACGACGACTTCCGCGCGGCCATAAGGAGGTATGAGTGA
- a CDS encoding aromatic ring-hydroxylating oxygenase subunit alpha: MTIGVDAYISPEYARAERDRLWRKVWQQVGRVEELPEVGSYLTYDILDDSIIVVRTGADTFAAHHNVCMHRGRRLVDTPNGAKNACARTRKSFVCGFHGWTYDLNGACTHIREQDDWQGALTPANTHLPRVTVDTWAGWLFVNMDPDPEPLADYLFPAAKILDPFGLENMRYKWRKWLYFDCNWKVAMEAFNETYHVFTTHPEFNKFGEFKGWAKAQGRHSNIGYDAPDDMEETKSKIRLGTGDPRISTAEMQVYTMEETNATTTQTLVNAAKRLVDELPEGTPADKVLEHWLTSARRDDEARGVIWPTIPPDILGQSGTAWQIFPNFQIGQGLTSALCYSARPDPSYDPNKCIFEVSVFELYPKGEEPQTDWEYTPADSPNWRSVLPQDFSNMAAVQQGMKSAGFPGTKPNPYRERSTVNLHYQLSKYMGVGEPQNLE; the protein is encoded by the coding sequence ATGACCATCGGCGTCGACGCCTACATCTCCCCGGAGTACGCGCGGGCCGAGCGGGATCGGTTGTGGCGCAAGGTATGGCAGCAGGTCGGCCGGGTCGAGGAGCTGCCAGAGGTCGGCAGCTATCTGACCTACGACATCCTCGACGACTCGATCATCGTCGTACGAACGGGTGCCGACACCTTCGCCGCACACCACAACGTGTGCATGCACCGCGGTCGCAGGCTCGTCGACACCCCGAACGGTGCGAAGAACGCGTGCGCCCGCACCCGCAAGTCGTTCGTGTGCGGATTCCACGGCTGGACCTACGACCTCAACGGGGCGTGCACCCACATCCGCGAACAGGACGACTGGCAGGGCGCGCTGACCCCGGCCAACACCCACCTGCCCCGCGTCACCGTGGACACCTGGGCCGGCTGGCTGTTCGTCAACATGGACCCCGACCCGGAACCGTTGGCAGACTATCTGTTTCCCGCCGCTAAGATCCTCGACCCGTTCGGACTGGAGAACATGCGCTACAAGTGGCGCAAATGGTTGTACTTCGACTGCAACTGGAAAGTCGCGATGGAGGCCTTCAACGAGACCTACCACGTGTTCACGACACACCCTGAGTTCAACAAGTTCGGCGAGTTCAAAGGATGGGCGAAAGCCCAAGGCCGGCACAGCAACATCGGCTACGACGCACCGGACGACATGGAGGAGACCAAGTCCAAGATCCGGCTCGGCACCGGCGACCCGCGGATCTCGACGGCCGAGATGCAGGTCTACACCATGGAAGAGACCAACGCGACCACCACGCAGACGCTGGTGAACGCCGCCAAGCGGTTGGTCGACGAACTGCCCGAGGGCACCCCCGCCGACAAGGTGCTCGAACACTGGCTGACCTCGGCCCGCCGCGACGACGAGGCGCGTGGTGTCATCTGGCCGACCATCCCGCCGGACATTCTCGGCCAGAGCGGCACCGCCTGGCAGATCTTCCCGAACTTCCAGATCGGCCAGGGCCTCACCAGTGCCCTGTGCTACAGCGCCCGGCCCGACCCGAGCTATGACCCGAACAAGTGCATCTTCGAGGTCTCCGTGTTCGAGCTGTACCCCAAAGGCGAGGAGCCACAGACAGACTGGGAGTACACCCCGGCCGACAGCCCCAACTGGCGCTCGGTGCTGCCGCAGGACTTCTCGAACATGGCCGCGGTGCAGCAGGGCATGAAATCAGCCGGTTTCCCTGGCACCAAACCGAATCCGTACCGCGAACGCAGCACGGTCAACCTGCACTACCAACTGTCGAAATACATGGGCGTCGGAGAACCCCAGAACCTCGAGTGA
- a CDS encoding SDR family NAD(P)-dependent oxidoreductase, which produces MQVAIVTGASSGIGFGCAVKLAEAGMAVLGTGRDHDRLAELEQAAGDHVATVAVDLTADDAPQRIVDAALSRWGRIDFLVNNAGVGSPKPLHETDDETLDHFLGLMLRAPFRLARDVIGHMVPGSAIINVTSTFAVVGGLRGGAYSAAKGGLTALTTHIACQYGAQGIRCNAVAPGVTLTPMVAARLEDERFRKMQTEMTPHTRLGQVDDIAATVAFLCSEGGSFINGQTIVVDGGWSSTKYLSDFALTSEWIAR; this is translated from the coding sequence ATGCAGGTAGCGATCGTCACCGGGGCCAGCAGCGGCATCGGATTCGGCTGTGCCGTCAAGCTCGCCGAGGCAGGCATGGCGGTGCTGGGCACCGGGCGAGATCACGACCGGTTGGCCGAGCTAGAGCAGGCCGCGGGTGACCACGTCGCGACGGTGGCCGTCGACCTGACCGCCGACGACGCGCCGCAGCGGATCGTCGACGCCGCGCTGTCCCGCTGGGGCCGCATCGATTTCCTGGTCAACAACGCGGGCGTGGGCAGTCCGAAGCCGTTGCACGAGACCGACGACGAGACCCTGGATCATTTCCTGGGCTTGATGCTGCGGGCACCGTTCCGGTTGGCCCGCGACGTGATCGGCCACATGGTGCCGGGCTCGGCGATCATCAACGTGACGTCGACGTTCGCGGTGGTCGGCGGATTGCGGGGCGGTGCGTATTCGGCGGCCAAGGGTGGCTTGACGGCGTTGACCACCCACATCGCCTGCCAGTACGGGGCGCAGGGCATCCGGTGCAACGCCGTCGCACCCGGCGTCACGCTGACCCCGATGGTCGCGGCCAGGCTCGAAGACGAACGCTTCCGCAAGATGCAGACCGAGATGACCCCGCACACGCGACTCGGCCAGGTCGACGACATCGCCGCGACCGTGGCGTTCCTGTGTTCGGAGGGCGGCAGCTTCATCAACGGGCAGACCATCGTCGTCGACGGTGGCTGGAGTTCGACGAAATACCTTTCGGACTTCGCGTTGACCTCCGAGTGGATCGCCCGGTGA
- a CDS encoding LLM class flavin-dependent oxidoreductase produces MKVNLGTGAQNSHDWDRVLAGDFSSPPATPDYKCVQAALALGDLAEPLGFDGIWFPEHQGTPYGMTPNPIQALTYFAARTERVSLGTFVAVAPWWHPVRLAHQIAYLDIVSNGRYTTIGLGRGVSKGEFDAVGVPREESRQRFNETLDVLKLAFSGERFSYDGEIFKFPEMSLRPAPLSTDLFDRIYSSSSTPESLEILARRGMVPLFVGNKPIWDAGEEVKKVNTFRAEEGLPPCQPKNVMFMYCVASDDDVAKTEEWIYTANRDVTVHYGFADAANFKGVKGYEAYANRQGSATALLAESVQGDGTGGPKPGDKKGPPGYHASNLLIGTPEEIFKRLKAAQEACSFSEVTIVPQFGTMPYEDAFDSVKLFAKEVLPAVHDMEAPLHAAVLPDGVTA; encoded by the coding sequence ATGAAGGTCAATCTCGGCACGGGGGCGCAGAACTCCCACGACTGGGACCGCGTGCTGGCGGGCGATTTCAGCTCACCGCCCGCCACGCCCGACTACAAGTGCGTGCAGGCCGCGCTGGCCCTCGGCGACCTCGCCGAACCGCTCGGGTTCGACGGCATCTGGTTCCCCGAACACCAGGGCACGCCATACGGCATGACGCCCAACCCGATCCAGGCGCTCACCTACTTCGCGGCCCGCACCGAGCGGGTCAGCCTCGGAACGTTCGTCGCGGTCGCGCCGTGGTGGCACCCGGTCCGGCTGGCACACCAGATCGCCTACCTCGACATCGTGTCCAACGGCCGCTACACCACGATCGGCCTGGGCCGTGGCGTGTCCAAGGGCGAGTTCGACGCGGTCGGGGTGCCGCGCGAGGAGAGCCGGCAACGCTTCAACGAAACCCTCGACGTGCTCAAGCTCGCGTTCTCCGGTGAGCGGTTCTCCTACGACGGCGAGATCTTCAAGTTCCCGGAGATGTCGCTGCGCCCCGCGCCGCTGAGCACCGATCTGTTCGACCGCATCTACAGCTCAAGCTCCACGCCCGAATCGCTGGAGATCCTGGCGCGGCGCGGCATGGTCCCACTGTTCGTCGGCAACAAGCCGATCTGGGATGCCGGCGAGGAAGTCAAGAAGGTCAACACCTTCCGTGCCGAAGAGGGCCTGCCGCCGTGCCAGCCCAAGAACGTCATGTTCATGTACTGCGTGGCGTCTGACGACGACGTTGCCAAGACCGAGGAATGGATCTACACCGCCAACCGCGACGTCACGGTGCACTACGGGTTCGCCGACGCCGCCAACTTCAAGGGCGTCAAGGGCTATGAGGCATACGCGAACCGCCAGGGTTCGGCCACCGCACTGCTCGCCGAGTCGGTACAGGGTGACGGCACCGGCGGCCCCAAGCCCGGCGACAAGAAGGGCCCGCCCGGGTATCACGCGTCGAACCTGCTGATCGGCACCCCGGAGGAGATCTTCAAGCGGCTCAAGGCGGCTCAGGAGGCATGCTCGTTCTCCGAGGTCACCATCGTGCCGCAGTTCGGCACCATGCCGTACGAGGATGCGTTCGACAGCGTCAAGCTGTTTGCGAAGGAGGTGCTGCCCGCGGTGCACGACATGGAGGCGCCGCTGCATGCCGCGGTCCTGCCGGACGGGGTCACCGCATGA
- a CDS encoding AMP-binding protein: MADWSTLAEALDDAAHRTPDRVLIVDGDTQLTCHDLHRRALALAGYLAERMPTGSVVSVMLPNWHEAAVIYLAATVAGMVVNPILPSLRDAELRFILADADSRMIFIPGRFGSHDYPAMLSRVTAELPDPPEVVAVRGAAPLPAGAPRSFPALAPDAVRMILYTSGTTGRPKGVLHSHRSINALIRQLQEHWLIEPGDAFLVPSPIAHIGGSIYAFECPLLLGTTAILMQRWHADDGVALMTRHGCTHMAGATPFLEQLLAAAERAGTRLPELKVFICGGASVPPSLIRRATTYFDRAVVSRVYGSTEVPVTTVGSLRPGDVDHAAETDGRPGCAEIRLVSGEIRARGPQMLLGYLHPEDNAFDDQGFFRTGDLGRWVDGDYLTVTGRAKDLIIRNGENISPKEIEDILVGQLGITEIAVVGLPDARTGERACAVIVTSDGAAPDVTALGRLLADVGVARFKTPEQVEIWDTLPRNDAGKVLKHRIRAALMEAN; this comes from the coding sequence ATGGCCGACTGGTCCACGCTGGCCGAAGCACTGGACGACGCCGCGCACCGCACCCCCGACCGGGTGCTGATCGTCGACGGGGACACCCAGTTGACGTGCCACGACCTGCACCGTCGGGCTCTGGCGTTGGCCGGCTACCTGGCCGAACGGATGCCCACGGGCAGCGTGGTCTCTGTCATGCTGCCGAACTGGCATGAGGCGGCGGTCATCTACCTCGCGGCGACCGTGGCCGGCATGGTGGTCAACCCGATCCTGCCGTCGTTACGCGACGCCGAGCTGCGGTTCATCCTCGCCGACGCCGACAGCCGGATGATCTTCATCCCCGGCCGGTTCGGTAGCCACGACTACCCGGCGATGCTGAGCCGCGTGACGGCCGAGCTGCCCGATCCACCCGAGGTGGTCGCGGTGCGCGGCGCCGCGCCGCTCCCCGCCGGGGCGCCGCGGTCGTTTCCCGCGCTCGCCCCGGACGCCGTGCGGATGATCCTCTACACGTCGGGCACCACGGGACGGCCCAAAGGGGTTCTGCACAGCCATCGTTCGATCAACGCGCTGATCCGTCAGTTGCAGGAACACTGGCTGATCGAACCCGGCGACGCGTTCCTGGTGCCGTCACCCATCGCCCACATCGGCGGATCGATCTACGCGTTCGAATGCCCACTGCTGCTGGGCACCACCGCGATCCTGATGCAGCGCTGGCACGCCGACGACGGTGTCGCGCTCATGACCCGGCACGGCTGCACCCACATGGCCGGCGCCACCCCGTTTCTCGAACAGCTCCTGGCCGCCGCAGAGCGCGCGGGAACCCGGCTGCCCGAACTCAAGGTGTTCATCTGTGGCGGCGCGTCGGTGCCGCCGTCGCTGATCCGCCGGGCCACAACCTATTTCGACCGCGCGGTGGTGAGCCGAGTCTACGGCTCGACCGAAGTGCCGGTCACGACGGTCGGGTCACTGCGGCCGGGCGACGTCGACCATGCCGCCGAAACCGACGGGCGCCCGGGATGTGCCGAGATCCGGCTGGTGTCCGGTGAGATCCGCGCGCGTGGACCGCAGATGCTGCTGGGGTACCTGCACCCCGAGGACAACGCCTTCGACGATCAGGGGTTTTTCCGGACCGGCGATCTGGGCCGGTGGGTGGACGGCGACTACCTCACGGTGACCGGACGCGCCAAGGATCTGATCATCCGCAACGGCGAGAACATCTCCCCCAAGGAGATCGAGGACATCCTGGTCGGTCAACTGGGCATCACCGAGATCGCCGTGGTCGGGTTGCCCGACGCGCGCACCGGAGAACGCGCGTGCGCGGTGATCGTGACATCCGACGGAGCCGCGCCGGACGTGACCGCGCTGGGTCGACTCCTGGCCGATGTCGGGGTGGCCCGGTTCAAAACACCTGAGCAGGTGGAGATCTGGGATACGCTGCCGCGCAACGACGCGGGCAAGGTACTGAAGCATCGGATCCGCGCAGCACTGATGGAAGCGAACTGA
- a CDS encoding flavin-containing monooxygenase, whose amino-acid sequence MTCGPTDTPDDIDIPALREKYRAEREKRLRAEGSKQYLETGERFAEFGEVDPHTPYVERDAIDTDIDVAVLGGGFAGLLVGAALKRAGVEDVHIIEMGGDFGGVWYWNRYPGIQCDNESYCYIPLLEELDFMPSKKFADGAEIWQHCRNIGKHYGLYDGAIFSTQVKDLRWEDDLKRWRISTNRSDDIRARFVVMASGSFNRPKLPGIPGIKDFTGHVFHSSRWDYDYTGGDSSGGLEKLADKKVALIGTGATGVQLVPHLGRDAQHLYVFQRTPSTVDERNNTPTDPEWVKTLQPGWQKERQRNFHAWTFEGMALGQPDYVCDFWTELGRNTAARVLALPDPAAMTPEQFMALREEEDYKVMERLRRRVEAIVDDPDTAEALKPYYRFLCKRPCSNDDYLPTFNRPNVTLVDVSESKGVERITASGVVADGREYDVDCIIFASGFEITTEIHRRYSIDVITGRDGLSLYDAWAGGYRTLHGMTSRGFPNQFFTGFTQVGISANISANYELQGEHIAYVIAEALGRGITTVEPSQDAQDGWCQTIKDTFVDNSAFDAECTPGYYNNEGGGGGEGIRSHLGEPYGPGFYAFGELLKAWRDKGDLEGLETT is encoded by the coding sequence ATGACGTGCGGGCCGACGGACACCCCCGACGACATCGACATTCCTGCGCTACGCGAGAAGTACCGCGCCGAACGCGAGAAACGGCTGCGCGCAGAGGGATCCAAGCAGTATCTGGAAACCGGTGAGCGGTTCGCCGAGTTCGGCGAGGTCGACCCCCACACCCCGTACGTCGAACGCGATGCGATCGACACCGACATCGACGTCGCGGTGCTCGGCGGCGGGTTCGCCGGCCTGCTGGTAGGTGCCGCGCTCAAGCGGGCCGGCGTCGAGGACGTGCACATCATCGAGATGGGCGGAGACTTCGGCGGGGTCTGGTACTGGAACCGCTATCCCGGCATCCAGTGTGACAACGAGTCCTATTGCTACATACCGCTTCTGGAAGAGCTCGACTTCATGCCGAGCAAGAAGTTCGCCGACGGCGCCGAGATCTGGCAGCACTGCCGCAACATCGGCAAGCACTACGGCCTCTACGACGGCGCGATCTTCTCGACGCAGGTCAAGGATCTGCGGTGGGAAGACGACCTCAAGCGGTGGCGCATCAGTACCAACCGCAGCGACGACATCCGAGCCCGGTTCGTCGTGATGGCGTCGGGCTCCTTCAATCGTCCCAAGCTGCCCGGCATCCCCGGCATCAAGGACTTCACCGGCCACGTCTTCCACTCGTCGCGCTGGGATTACGACTACACGGGCGGGGACAGTTCCGGCGGGCTCGAAAAGCTCGCCGACAAGAAGGTGGCGCTGATCGGCACTGGCGCCACCGGCGTTCAGCTCGTGCCGCACCTCGGCCGGGATGCCCAGCACCTGTACGTGTTTCAGCGGACGCCGTCCACGGTCGACGAACGCAACAACACCCCGACCGACCCGGAGTGGGTCAAGACGCTGCAGCCCGGGTGGCAGAAGGAACGACAGCGCAACTTTCACGCCTGGACCTTCGAGGGTATGGCGCTGGGCCAGCCAGACTACGTGTGCGATTTCTGGACCGAACTCGGCCGTAACACCGCCGCGCGCGTGCTGGCCCTGCCCGATCCGGCCGCCATGACGCCCGAGCAGTTCATGGCGCTGCGGGAAGAAGAGGACTACAAGGTCATGGAGCGGCTGCGACGCCGCGTCGAGGCCATCGTCGACGATCCGGACACCGCCGAGGCACTCAAGCCGTACTACCGATTCCTGTGCAAGCGGCCATGTTCCAACGACGACTATCTGCCGACCTTCAACCGGCCCAACGTCACCCTCGTCGACGTGTCCGAATCCAAAGGCGTGGAACGCATCACCGCGTCCGGTGTGGTCGCCGACGGCCGCGAATACGACGTCGACTGCATCATCTTCGCCAGTGGCTTCGAGATCACCACCGAGATCCACCGCCGCTACTCGATCGATGTGATCACCGGCCGCGACGGCCTGTCGCTCTACGACGCGTGGGCCGGTGGCTATCGGACCCTGCACGGCATGACCAGCCGCGGGTTCCCCAACCAGTTCTTCACGGGCTTCACGCAGGTCGGGATCTCGGCCAACATCTCGGCGAACTACGAACTGCAGGGCGAACACATCGCATACGTGATCGCCGAGGCGCTGGGCCGTGGCATCACCACGGTGGAGCCCAGCCAGGACGCGCAGGACGGTTGGTGCCAGACCATCAAGGACACCTTCGTCGACAACTCGGCATTCGACGCCGAATGCACACCGGGCTACTACAACAACGAGGGCGGCG